The proteins below are encoded in one region of bacterium:
- a CDS encoding carbon-nitrogen hydrolase, whose product MSTPTSFTIGLVQMAMSRDADDNLSRAGGWITAAARQGAQVICLPELFRSQYFCQVEDASLFDLAEPVPGPTTHALSRLAAALSVALVVPVFERRGPGVYHNSAAVIDVTGAIVGLYRKMHIPDDPAYYEKFYFTPGDLGFRAFDTRPGRIGTLICWDQWYPEAARLTALRGAGILFYPTAIGWHPHEKAEYGAAQREAWRTVQRGHAIANGVYVAAANRIGHEQPAAGAGIQFWGSSFLCDPQGVILAQASDDREEILLGTVDLRHLEEIRRNWPFLRDRRIDAYRDLEARYLSEEPWHQTR is encoded by the coding sequence ATGTCCACGCCCACTTCGTTCACGATCGGCCTCGTGCAAATGGCAATGAGCCGGGACGCCGATGACAATCTCAGCCGCGCCGGCGGTTGGATCACCGCGGCAGCGCGGCAGGGCGCGCAGGTCATCTGCCTGCCGGAGCTGTTCCGTTCGCAATACTTCTGCCAGGTCGAAGACGCCAGCCTGTTCGACCTCGCCGAGCCGGTGCCCGGACCGACCACTCACGCTTTGAGCCGGTTGGCTGCCGCGTTGAGCGTCGCCCTGGTCGTGCCGGTGTTCGAACGCCGCGGGCCGGGAGTTTACCACAACAGCGCGGCCGTCATCGACGTCACCGGCGCGATCGTCGGACTCTATCGCAAAATGCACATCCCGGATGATCCGGCTTACTATGAAAAATTCTATTTCACGCCCGGCGATCTCGGCTTCAGAGCGTTTGACACGCGGCCGGGCCGCATCGGCACGTTGATTTGCTGGGATCAATGGTATCCCGAGGCCGCGCGCTTGACCGCTTTGCGCGGCGCCGGCATTCTCTTCTATCCCACGGCTATCGGCTGGCACCCGCACGAAAAGGCTGAATATGGCGCGGCGCAACGCGAGGCCTGGCGTACCGTGCAGCGCGGTCACGCGATCGCCAACGGCGTGTATGTGGCCGCCGCCAATCGCATTGGTCACGAACAGCCTGCCGCGGGCGCCGGCATTCAGTTTTGGGGATCGTCATTTCTTTGCGACCCGCAGGGCGTGATTTTGGCGCAAGCAAGCGACGATCGCGAAGAAATTCTGCTGGGCACGGTGGATTTGCGCCACCTCGAAGAAATCCGCCGCAATTGGCCGTTCCTGCGCGATCGGCGCATCGATGCCTACCGCGATCTCGAAGCGCGCTATCTCAGCGAGGAGCCGTGGCACCAAACTCGCTGA
- a CDS encoding agmatine deiminase family protein, which produces MPAEWEKHEATWLGWPRNRSDWPGKFTPIPWVYGEIVRKLAPGERLHILVESKSHEAQAHRVLRAVGVDRERVQFFRFPTNRGWTRDSGPMFVRRRGEIAVVNFGFNAWARYPDWQKDNAVPQRAARALGCRIFAAQQQGRPFVLEGGSIEVNGRGTLLTTEECLLDPVTQVRNPGMSRAAIEHLLRDYLGVTNILWLGQGIAGDDTHGHIDDLCRFVNERTVVLASERNRHDPNYAPLQENRERLQHMRLEDGGKLEVVALPMPEPLYFKGTRLPASYANFYVGNAAVLVPTFNDPHDRIALGILAELITDRPVIGIHAVDLVWGFGTLHCLTQQQPAAE; this is translated from the coding sequence ATGCCGGCGGAATGGGAAAAGCATGAAGCCACCTGGCTGGGCTGGCCGCGCAACCGCTCTGACTGGCCGGGCAAATTCACGCCCATTCCCTGGGTGTATGGCGAGATCGTGCGCAAGCTGGCGCCGGGGGAGCGGCTGCACATTCTCGTCGAATCGAAAAGCCACGAGGCCCAAGCCCATCGCGTTTTGCGCGCCGTTGGGGTCGATCGGGAGCGCGTGCAATTCTTCCGCTTTCCCACCAATCGCGGCTGGACGCGCGACTCCGGCCCCATGTTCGTCCGGCGCCGCGGTGAAATCGCCGTCGTCAATTTCGGTTTCAACGCCTGGGCGCGCTATCCGGATTGGCAAAAAGACAATGCCGTGCCACAGCGCGCTGCCCGGGCGTTGGGCTGCCGGATCTTTGCAGCGCAACAGCAGGGCCGGCCGTTCGTGCTCGAAGGCGGCAGCATCGAAGTCAACGGCCGCGGCACGCTGCTCACCACGGAAGAATGCCTGCTCGATCCCGTCACCCAGGTGCGCAATCCCGGCATGAGCCGCGCCGCGATCGAACACCTGCTGCGCGATTATCTCGGCGTCACCAATATCTTGTGGCTGGGCCAGGGCATTGCCGGCGATGACACGCACGGCCACATCGATGATCTCTGCCGCTTTGTGAATGAACGCACGGTGGTGCTGGCCAGCGAGCGCAATCGCCACGATCCCAACTATGCGCCGCTGCAGGAAAACCGCGAGCGCCTGCAGCACATGCGCCTGGAAGACGGCGGCAAGCTGGAGGTGGTCGCGCTGCCCATGCCGGAGCCGCTTTACTTCAAGGGAACGCGGCTGCCGGCGAGTTATGCCAATTTTTACGTCGGCAACGCCGCGGTACTCGTTCCCACCTTCAATGATCCCCATGATCGCATCGCGCTCGGCATTTTGGCGGAACTGATCACCGACCGCCCGGTGATCGGCATTCACGCGGTGGATTTGGTGTGGGGCTTCGGCACGTTGCACTGCCTGACGCAACAGCAGCCCGCAGCGGAATGA
- a CDS encoding efflux RND transporter permease subunit — protein sequence MINRLIQFSLKQPLLIFCLVILMAGLGWWSLTHIPIDAFPDVTNVQVQILAEAPGLSPVEVEQLVTFPIEVAMNGLPQLTEVRSISKFGLSVITVVFEDDVDIYFARQLVLERLQSAREALPPNMPEPEMGPVTTGMGEIYQYFLESDSLDLMELRSLQDWAIKPQLRTVPGVTEVNSFGGLVKQYQILVSPEMLLSYGLSLAEVFTAVENNNSVVGGNFIEHASEQYIIRGVGRAQTMSDLENIVVKTMNGTPIYVKNVAEVTTGAEVRQGAVVMQGRGEVAAAIVMMLKGENSREVIARVKAKIEAINKTLPRHVKIHPYYDQTDLIEKTIKTVRTNLIEGGLLVIAVLFVFLGNIRAALLVASVIPLSMLFAFIGMKWRGLSANLMSLGAIDFGMIVDGAVVMIENCVRRLSHANPDDKREHVIESAAKEVARPVLFGVLIIIAVYMPILTLQGIEGKMFTPMAMTVGFALLGSLFLALTFMPAAARFILPKEIKHREIFLVRWLHKYYTPALEKALHHKGKMLIAAIVILFGSFALVPLLGTEFIPELDEGAILVQPIRMPSISLTESIEIDKQVQKIIMQFPEVEFAVGRLGRPDIATDPMGVNLSDIYVTLKPHSEWKTAKTKEELVDKMVHELQQIPGVNYNMTQPIAMRVDELVSGVKSDLAIKLFGDDLNVLKKKADAIANVVREISGAEDVSVEQIAGQTYLNIYIDRAAIARYGLNVNEVQAVIEIAIGGKVASEIFEGNKRFAVVVRYPENKRDDIAPIERSLVHLPGGGSIPLSQIARVVAEEGPVQVSREFGQRRIAVECNVRGRDIGSFVGEAQRRIAAEVELPSGYYLTWGGQFENQQSATRRLMVVLPLSIFIIFALLYTTFGNFRHSLLILANLPFALSGGIFALLIRDLHISVSASIGFIALFGVAVLNGVVLVTYMNQLRSQGISVHLAVVRGASERLRPVLMTALVAMLGFIPMALSHGTGAEVQRPLATVVIGGLVTSTLLTLFILPVVYQWMEARREPQRG from the coding sequence ATGATCAACCGTCTCATCCAATTCTCTCTCAAACAACCGCTGCTCATCTTTTGCCTCGTCATTCTCATGGCCGGACTCGGCTGGTGGTCGCTCACGCACATTCCCATCGATGCGTTTCCGGACGTGACCAACGTGCAGGTGCAGATTCTCGCCGAGGCCCCTGGGCTTTCGCCGGTGGAGGTCGAACAACTCGTCACCTTCCCGATTGAAGTGGCGATGAACGGACTGCCGCAACTCACCGAAGTGCGTTCGATTTCAAAATTCGGCTTGAGCGTCATCACCGTCGTGTTCGAAGATGACGTTGATATTTACTTCGCGCGCCAGCTCGTGCTCGAGCGTTTGCAAAGCGCGCGCGAAGCGCTGCCGCCCAACATGCCGGAGCCGGAGATGGGACCGGTCACCACGGGCATGGGTGAAATCTATCAATACTTTCTCGAAAGCGACAGCCTCGATTTGATGGAGCTGCGCAGCTTGCAAGATTGGGCGATCAAGCCACAACTGCGCACCGTACCTGGCGTCACTGAAGTCAATAGCTTCGGCGGATTGGTGAAGCAATATCAAATTCTCGTTTCGCCGGAAATGTTGTTGAGCTATGGTCTGTCGCTCGCCGAAGTTTTCACGGCGGTGGAGAACAACAACAGCGTGGTGGGCGGCAATTTCATCGAGCATGCTTCGGAGCAGTACATCATTCGCGGCGTCGGGCGCGCGCAGACGATGAGTGATTTGGAGAACATCGTCGTCAAAACCATGAACGGCACGCCGATTTACGTGAAGAACGTTGCCGAAGTCACGACCGGCGCGGAGGTGCGGCAAGGCGCGGTGGTGATGCAAGGACGCGGCGAAGTCGCCGCCGCGATTGTCATGATGCTCAAAGGCGAAAACAGCCGCGAAGTGATTGCGCGCGTCAAAGCTAAAATCGAAGCGATCAACAAAACGCTGCCGCGCCATGTGAAAATTCATCCGTATTACGATCAAACTGATTTGATCGAGAAAACGATTAAAACGGTGCGCACGAATCTCATCGAAGGCGGCTTGCTCGTCATCGCCGTGCTCTTTGTTTTTCTCGGCAATATTCGCGCGGCGCTGCTCGTGGCCTCGGTAATTCCGCTGTCAATGCTGTTCGCCTTCATCGGCATGAAGTGGCGCGGCCTCTCGGCCAATCTCATGAGCCTCGGCGCCATCGACTTCGGCATGATCGTCGACGGCGCCGTGGTGATGATCGAAAATTGCGTGCGCCGGTTAAGCCATGCCAATCCCGACGATAAGCGCGAACACGTGATCGAAAGCGCTGCCAAAGAAGTGGCGCGGCCCGTGCTATTCGGCGTGCTCATCATCATCGCGGTTTACATGCCCATTCTCACGCTGCAAGGCATCGAAGGCAAAATGTTCACGCCGATGGCGATGACCGTCGGCTTCGCGCTGCTCGGCTCACTCTTTCTCGCGCTCACGTTCATGCCCGCTGCGGCGCGTTTTATTCTGCCCAAAGAAATAAAACACCGCGAAATTTTTCTCGTGCGTTGGCTGCACAAATATTACACGCCGGCGTTGGAGAAAGCATTGCACCACAAAGGCAAAATGCTCATTGCCGCGATAGTTATTTTGTTTGGTTCATTCGCGCTCGTGCCGTTGCTCGGAACGGAGTTTATTCCCGAATTGGACGAAGGCGCAATTTTGGTGCAACCGATTCGTATGCCGAGCATCAGCCTCACCGAGTCCATCGAGATCGACAAACAGGTGCAGAAGATCATCATGCAATTTCCCGAAGTCGAGTTTGCCGTTGGCCGCCTCGGTCGTCCCGATATTGCCACCGATCCGATGGGCGTGAATCTCAGCGACATTTATGTGACGCTCAAGCCGCACAGCGAGTGGAAAACTGCTAAAACCAAAGAAGAGCTTGTCGATAAAATGGTGCATGAGCTACAACAAATTCCTGGCGTCAATTACAACATGACACAGCCGATTGCGATGCGCGTCGACGAGCTGGTCTCCGGTGTCAAGTCCGATCTCGCGATCAAACTTTTCGGCGATGATCTCAACGTGCTCAAAAAGAAAGCCGATGCGATTGCCAACGTCGTGCGCGAAATTTCCGGCGCTGAAGATGTCTCCGTCGAGCAAATCGCCGGACAAACTTATCTCAACATTTATATCGACCGCGCGGCGATTGCGCGCTACGGCCTCAACGTTAATGAAGTGCAGGCAGTCATCGAAATCGCCATCGGCGGCAAAGTTGCGTCGGAAATTTTCGAAGGCAATAAGCGCTTTGCCGTCGTCGTGCGTTATCCTGAAAACAAGCGCGACGACATCGCTCCGATTGAACGCTCGCTCGTGCATTTGCCAGGCGGCGGTTCAATCCCGCTTTCGCAAATCGCGCGCGTCGTTGCCGAAGAAGGGCCGGTGCAAGTGAGCCGCGAGTTTGGCCAGCGTCGCATCGCCGTCGAGTGCAACGTGCGCGGCCGTGATATCGGCAGTTTCGTCGGCGAGGCGCAGCGTCGAATTGCAGCGGAAGTGGAATTGCCTTCCGGCTATTATCTCACCTGGGGCGGACAATTTGAGAACCAACAATCCGCCACGCGCCGGCTCATGGTCGTGCTGCCGCTTTCCATCTTCATCATCTTCGCGCTGCTCTACACTACGTTCGGCAATTTCCGCCATTCTCTTCTAATTCTTGCCAATCTGCCTTTCGCGCTCAGCGGCGGAATTTTCGCGTTGCTCATTCGCGACTTGCACATCAGCGTTTCGGCGAGTATCGGTTTCATCGCACTCTTCGGCGTCGCGGTGCTCAACGGCGTCGTGCTGGTGACGTACATGAATCAACTGCGCAGCCAAGGCATCTCCGTACATCTCGCCGTCGTGCGAGGCGCTTCCGAGAGATTGCGTCCGGTATTGATGACCGCGCTTGTGGCGATGCTCGGCTTCATTCCGATGGCGCTCTCGCACGGCACCGGCGCAGAGGTGCAGCGGCCGCTTGCCACCGTTGTCATCGGTGGCCTAGTGACTTCAACTTTGTTGACGCTGTTTATTTTGCCGGTGGTGTATCAGTGGATGGAAGCGAGGCGCGAGCCTCAAAGAGGGTAG
- a CDS encoding cation transporter → MTAVVASLCCIGPAVLAIAGAGSLSAFSAFETYRPYFIGVTVLLLGSAFYLTYRKREVKCEDGSCKIQGAGKWNKLGVWSAAIIAVLAISYPYLAAKPSATTNAAFTPKATVVLEVKGMTCAACASHIQTALSEVKGVPRARVEYETGKGVVEYDPALVQPEALIKRVDEAGYKATVAQENKGE, encoded by the coding sequence GTGACCGCTGTTGTTGCTTCGCTTTGTTGTATTGGGCCGGCGGTCTTGGCAATTGCCGGCGCCGGCAGTCTCAGCGCCTTTTCGGCGTTTGAAACTTACCGTCCTTACTTCATCGGCGTTACCGTGCTCCTGCTCGGCTCGGCGTTTTATCTCACCTATCGTAAACGTGAGGTGAAATGCGAAGACGGCTCGTGCAAAATTCAAGGCGCGGGCAAATGGAACAAGCTCGGCGTGTGGAGCGCGGCGATTATTGCTGTTCTTGCCATTTCGTATCCCTATCTCGCGGCAAAGCCTTCTGCCACGACCAATGCCGCTTTCACGCCCAAAGCGACGGTGGTGTTGGAAGTCAAAGGCATGACGTGCGCCGCGTGCGCTTCGCATATTCAAACCGCGCTTTCAGAAGTCAAAGGTGTTCCTCGCGCCCGCGTGGAATATGAAACCGGCAAGGGCGTGGTCGAATACGATCCTGCGCTCGTGCAGCCGGAGGCCTTGATCAAGCGCGTTGATGAGGCCGGCTACAAGGCAACAGTTGCCCAAGAAAACAAAGGAGAATGA
- a CDS encoding (2Fe-2S)-binding protein has translation MNACCAQPLDAIAAGQHHEESCCLVTEKTPAPAKAACPASGTLSRKIQRRTLEHLLKPEKLGSLRRVQYYYCKEPTCNVVYFSNENVPFFTTDDVAVKVFVKDQGDDVPVCYCFNWTRARIKQEIRETKKSTAAMEIAREIKAGNCACDIKNPKGECCLGEVNTFVKDAASAATA, from the coding sequence ATGAATGCCTGTTGCGCACAACCTCTCGACGCGATTGCCGCCGGCCAGCATCATGAAGAAAGTTGCTGTCTCGTCACGGAGAAAACGCCCGCACCTGCAAAAGCTGCGTGTCCGGCTTCCGGAACGCTTTCACGCAAGATTCAGCGCCGAACGCTGGAACATTTGCTGAAACCTGAGAAGCTTGGCTCCCTACGTCGTGTGCAATATTACTATTGCAAGGAACCCACCTGCAACGTGGTTTATTTCTCCAACGAGAACGTGCCTTTCTTTACGACAGATGATGTGGCGGTAAAAGTGTTTGTCAAAGATCAGGGTGACGACGTTCCGGTTTGCTACTGCTTCAATTGGACGCGTGCTCGGATCAAACAGGAGATTAGAGAAACTAAAAAATCGACCGCTGCCATGGAAATCGCGCGCGAAATCAAAGCCGGCAACTGCGCGTGCGACATTAAAAATCCCAAAGGAGAATGCTGCCTTGGTGAGGTCAATACGTTTGTCAAAGATGCGGCATCGGCGGCAACTGCATGA
- a CDS encoding isoprenylcysteine carboxylmethyltransferase family protein: MDAILRYVLPIYLIVYLTFAFFWRSFLVWKRTGVNPYVLGKTDNAHDFVGMLFRFTLIAIVAVVILHAASNQAYQHLAPIFWLERQALQHAGLFLLAASFIWTLLAQAQMGNSWRIGIDVNAKTPLITHGVFRWSRNPIFLGMRVTLLGLFLILPNAVTFALLLLGDALMQIQVRLEEEYLRQTHGVEYQKYCQQTRRWL; the protein is encoded by the coding sequence ATGGACGCAATTCTGCGATACGTGCTTCCAATTTATCTGATCGTCTATCTCACGTTCGCTTTTTTCTGGCGCTCGTTTTTAGTTTGGAAACGAACCGGTGTCAATCCTTACGTGCTCGGCAAAACCGATAACGCGCATGATTTCGTCGGCATGCTGTTTCGATTCACGCTGATCGCCATCGTCGCCGTCGTCATTCTGCACGCCGCTTCGAATCAAGCATATCAGCATTTGGCTCCGATCTTTTGGCTTGAACGGCAAGCATTGCAGCACGCCGGCTTATTCCTGCTCGCCGCTTCCTTCATTTGGACATTGCTCGCGCAAGCGCAGATGGGCAATTCATGGCGCATCGGCATCGACGTGAACGCCAAAACTCCTTTGATCACGCACGGCGTTTTTCGCTGGTCGCGCAATCCGATTTTTCTCGGCATGCGCGTGACCTTGCTCGGCCTCTTTTTAATCTTGCCCAATGCCGTGACATTCGCCTTGCTGCTATTGGGAGACGCGCTGATGCAAATCCAAGTTCGCTTGGAAGAAGAATATCTGCGCCAAACGCACGGCGTAGAGTATCAGAAGTATTGTCAACAAACACGCCGCTGGCTTTAA
- a CDS encoding YnfA family protein, which produces MAQSIALFVLAGLCEIGGGYLVWLWLRDGRSHWIGLIGGLLLMLYGVIPTLQSEHNFGRIYAAYGGIFVVMSLLWGWLVDRKTPDTFDIVGAAICCVGIAVIMWWPRG; this is translated from the coding sequence TTCGTCTTAGCCGGCCTGTGTGAAATCGGCGGCGGGTATCTCGTCTGGCTCTGGCTGCGAGATGGCCGCAGCCATTGGATTGGTCTGATCGGCGGCCTCCTGCTGATGCTTTACGGCGTGATACCGACGCTGCAAAGCGAGCACAACTTCGGGCGCATCTACGCGGCTTATGGCGGCATCTTTGTCGTCATGTCGTTGCTCTGGGGTTGGCTGGTGGATCGCAAAACGCCGGACACCTTTGATATTGTTGGCGCCGCCATTTGTTGCGTCGGCATCGCGGTGATCATGTGGTGGCCGCGCGGATAA